A genomic segment from Nicotiana tabacum cultivar K326 chromosome 7, ASM71507v2, whole genome shotgun sequence encodes:
- the LOC107780023 gene encoding uncharacterized protein LOC107780023, with translation MGQAFRRATGRIGSSNVDAASSQLKKPIDRRPPLAAAAIKTPSNNVAPVADSSPKDAVGKTLEERDPKFDAMLGQMVGRIRAKPGGKLEMGEASVVEKYDRALPKLRNTTSESSRYEERPAPPGTLNVAQIREIILLHQGRADDHKGPMDINQIAQRFRVDATQVQRILQFVSLPPEDTSKKRSI, from the exons ATGGGTCAGGCATTTCGTCGAGCAACTGGAAGGATCGGAAGTTCTAATGTCGATGCGGCATCGTCTCAACTGAAGAAACCCATCGACCGGAGACCCCCGCTCGCGGCGGCGGCGATTAAGACCCCTTCCAATAATGTTGCTCCAGTTGCCG ATAGCAGCCCAAAGGATGCTGTTGGAAAAACCCTTGAAGAGAGAGATCCTAAGTTTGATGCAATGCTTGGTCAAATGGTTGGTAGAATTCGAGCTAAGCCTGGTGGGAAGCTAGAGATGGGTGAG GCATCAGTGGTGGAGAAGTATGATAGAGCTTTACCTAAGCTAAGGAATACAACATCAGAGTCTAGCAGATACGAGGAAAGGCCTGCTCCTCCAGGTACGTTGAATGTGGCACAAATAAGAGAAATTATACTCCTGCATCAAGGCAGAGCTGACGATCATAAAGGGCCCATGGATATCAACCAAATTGCTCAGCGGTTTCGAGTTGATGCCACGCAGGTTCAGAGGATTCTGCAGTTTGTATCATTGCCTCCGGAGGACACAAGTAAAAAGAGGAGCATTTGA
- the LOC107780024 gene encoding mitochondrial thiamine diphosphate carrier 2 translates to MEETGQLKRAFIDATAGAISGGISRTVTSPLDVIKIRFQVQLEPTTHWALLTTRAVYGNSKYTGMLQASKDILREEGFPGFWRGNVPALLMVMPYTAIQFAVLHKLKTFASGSSKSEDHVNLSPYLSYISGALAGCAATVGSYPFDLLRTILASQGEPKVYPNMRAAFVDIFRTRGIRGLYSGLTPTLVEIIPYAGLQFGTYDTFKRWLMAWNLRSSNAIHGDEHLSSFQLFICGLAAGTCAKAVCHPLDVVKKRFQIEGLQRHPRYGARLEPRAYRNMYDGLRRILLEEGWAGLYKGIVPSIVKAAPAGAVTFVAYEYTSDWLESILI, encoded by the exons ATGGAAGAAACAGGGCAGCTTAAACGAGCTTTTATAGATGCTACGGCTGGTGCAATTTCTGGCGGTATATCTAGGACTGTGACGTCGCCTCTTGATGTTATTAAAATCAGATTCCAG GTTCAACTGGAACCCACAACCCACTGGGCCTTGCTTACAACAAGAGCTGTATATGGCAATTCAAAATATACGGGGATGCTGCAAGCCAGTAAAGACATACTCAGAGAAGAAGGTTTTCCG GGATTTTGGCGGGGTAACGTTCCTGCTTTACTGATGGTTATGCCATATACTGCCATACAGTTTGCAGTGTTACACAAATTGAAAACTTTTGCTAGTGGCTCTTCAAAGTCAG AGGATCACGTTAACTTGAGCCCTTATCTTTCTTATATCAGTGGAGCATTAGCAGGCTGTGCAGCTACTGTTGGTTCTTATCCGTTTGATCTCTTGAGAACCATTTTAGCTTCTCAAGGAGAGCCAAAG GTTTATCCAAACATGAGGGCTGCATTTGTTGATATATTCAGGACTCGTGGCATTCGAGGACTGTATTCTGGATTGACACCTACTCTTGTTGAGATTATTCCTTATGCTGGTCTGCAATTTGGAACGTATGATACATTCAAACGCTGGTTGATG GCCTGGAATCTTAGATCTTCTAATGCGATCCATGGTGATGAACATCTGTCAAGCTTCCAGCTTTTCATCTGTGGTTTAGCTGCTGGGACATGTGCAAAAGCTGTTTGTCATCCTCTCGATGTTGTTAAGAAGAGGTTCCAG ATCGAAGGACTACAGAGGCATCCAAGATATGGAGCTCGACTTGAGCCTCGTGCCTACAGGAATATGTACGATGGCTTGCGTAGGATCTTGCTTGAGGAAGGTTGGGCTGGACTTTACAAAGGGATCGTCCCCTCAATTGTTAAAGCTGCACCTGCTGGTGCTGTAACATTTGTTGCTTATGAATATACGTCAGACTGGTTGGAGTCCATATTGATCTGA